One genomic segment of Centroberyx gerrardi isolate f3 chromosome 4, fCenGer3.hap1.cur.20231027, whole genome shotgun sequence includes these proteins:
- the aars1 gene encoding alanine--tRNA ligase, cytoplasmic has protein sequence MDSSLSAAQIREKFIDFFRSYEHQYVHSSATIPLDDPTLLFANAGMNQFKPIFLNTIDPCHPMARLHRAANTQKCIRAGGKHNDLDDVGKDVYHHTFFEMLGSWSFGDYFKHLACKMAMELLTKEFGIPIERLYVTYFGGHADAGLEPDLECRQIWIDLGVEECRILPGSMKDNFWEMGDTGPCGPCSEIHYDRIGGRDASHLVNMDDPNVLEIWNLVFIQFNRESETELKPLPKKSIDTGMGLERLVSVLQNKMSNYDTDLFVPYFDAIQKGTGARLYTGKVGAEDTDGIDMAYRVLADHARTITIALSDGGRPDNTGRGYVLRRILRRAVRYSHEKLGAQKGFFASLVDVVVNSLGDAFPELKKDPDMVKDIINEEEEQFLKTLSRGRRILDRKIQSLGDSKTIPGDTAWLLYDTYGFPLDLTALIAEERGMGVDIAAFEEEKKAAQLKSQGKGAGDEDHIMLDIYAIEDLRNKNIPATDDSPKYKYTSEDNGKYVFEQALATVLALRHDRAFCDEVTTGQVCGVLLDQTSFYAEQGGQSFDEGYMLREDDSTEDRMEFTVKNTQVRGGYVLHVGTVYGKLKVGDRVTLHVDEARRRPIMSNHTATHILNFALRGVLGEADQRGSLVAPDRLRFDFTAKGALSTGEVRRTEEIACALIRDAKEVYAMEAPLAAAKAIQGLRAVFDETYPDPVRVVSIGIPVKDLLNDPNSAAGSLTSIEFCGGTHLQNSAHAAPFVIVSEEAIAKGIRRIVAVTGAEAQKALRKADALLQCLSALGDKVKAQKAPNKDVQKEIADMTESIGTALISQWQKDEMRESLKGLKKTMDDLDRASKADVQKRVLEKTKEVIDTSPNQALLIMEMETGASAKALNESLKLLKAQSPQTAAMLFTVDPDAGKIVCLCQVPQDVANRGLKASEWVQELCPLLDGKGGGKDMSAQATGRNTHSLKEALVLANEFARLKLGEN, from the exons TTCAAGCCCATCTTCCTCAACACCATCGACCCTTGCCACCCCATGGCCAGGCTGCACCGTGCCGCCAACACCCAAAAGTGTATCCGTGCGGGGGGCAAACACAACGATCTGGATGACGTGGGCAAAGATGTCTACCACCACACCTTCTTCGAGATGCTGGGGTCATGGTCCTTCGGGGACTACTTCAAG CATCTGGCCTGTAAAATGGCCATGGAGCTGCTGACTAAGGAGTTCGGTATTCCCATAGAGCGTCTGTACGTCACCTACTTCGGCGGCCACGCTGACGCCGGCCTGGAGCCCGACCTGGAGTGCAGACAGATCTGGATTGACCTGGG GGTGGAGGAGTGTCGTATCCTGCCAGGCAGTATGAAGGATAACTTCTGGGAGATGGGAGACACCGGTCCCTGCGGTCCCTGCAGTGAAATCCATTACGACCGCATCGGAGGGAGAGACGCCTCTCACCTGGTGAACATGGACGATCCCAACGTCCTGGAGATCTGGAACCTGGTGTTCATTCAGTTCAACAG AGAGTCAGAGACGGAGCTGAAGCCGCTGCCTAAGAAGAGCATTGACACAGGAATGGGTCTGGAGCGCCTGGTCTCTGTTCTGCAGAACAAGATGTCCAACTATGACACCGACCTCTTCGTCCCATACTTTGACGCCATTCAGAAG gGTACAGGCGCTAGATTGTACACCGGTAAAGTAGGTGCTGAGGATACTGATGGTATCGACATGGCCTACCGCGTGCTGGCCGACCACGCCCGCACCATCACCATCGCCCTGTCAGACGGCGGCCGGCCTGACAACACAGGAAGAGG CTATGTGTTGAGGAGGATCCTGCGTCGTGCAGTTCGTTATTCCCATGAGAAGCTGGGAGCTCAGAAAGGCTTCTTTGCCTCTCTGGTGGATGTGGTGGTCAATTCCCTG ggtgaTGCGTTCCCAGAGCTGAAGAAAGACCCAGACATGGTGAAGGACATTAttaatgaggaggaggagcagttcCTCAAAACCCTCAGCAGGGGGCGCCGCATCCTGGATAGGAAGATCCAGAGTCTGGGAGACAGCAAGACCATCCCAG GTGACACGGCATGGCTGCTGTACGACACCTACGGTTTCCCTCTGGACCTGACCGCCCTCATCGCCGAGGAGAGAGGCATGGGGGTGGACATTGCCGCCtttgaagaggagaagaaagcagCGCAG TTGAAGTCCCAGGGTAAGGGCGCAGGTGATGAGGACCACATCATGTTGGACATTTATGCCATTGAAGACCTGAGAAACAAGAACATACCTGCCACCGACGACTCCCCCAAATACAAATACACCTCGGAGGACAACGGCAAATACG ttTTTGAGCAGGCTTTGGCCACAGTGCTCGCCCTGCGTCACGACCGCGCCTTCTGCGATGAGGTGACCACGGGTCAGGTGTGCGGCGTGCTGCTGGACCAGACATCTTTCTACGCCGAGCAAGGAGGACAGAGCTTTGACGAGGGCTACATGCTGCGAGAGGACGACAGCACAGAAGAT cgGATGGAGTTCACAGTGAAGAACACGCAGGTTAGAGGAGGCTACGTTCTCCATGTGGGGACAGTCTATGGAAAGCTGAAGGTTGGAGACCGCGTCACCTTGCATGTGGACGAG GCTCGTCGCAGGCCCATCATGAGCAACCACACCGCGACACACATCCTGAACTTCGCCCTGCGGGGGGTTTTGGGGGAGGCGGACCAGAGGGGGTCCCTGGTCGCCCCCGACCGCCTGCGCTTCGACTTCACGGCCAAAGGCGCCCTGAGCACCGGGGAGGTCCGCCGCACCGAGGAGATCGCCTGCGCCTTGATCCGAGACGCTAAG gAAGTGTACGCCATGGAAGCCCCACTAGCAGCAGCCAAAGCCATCCAGGGTCTGCGCGCCGTGTTCGACGAGACCTACCCCGACCCGGTCCGAGTCGTGTCCATCGGTATCCCCGTCAAGGACCTGCTGAACGACCCCAACAGCGCCGCCGGATCCCTCACCTCCATCGAGTTTTGTGGTGGAAC CCATCTGCAGAACTCGGCCCACGCCGCCCCGTTCGTCATCGTCTCCGAGGAGGCCATCGCTAAGGGCATCCGCCGTATTGTCGCTGTGACAGGAGCAGAGGCCCAGAag GCCCTGAGGAAAGCTGATGCTCTGCTTCAGTGTCTGTCCGCCCTGGGAGACAAGGTCAAGGCCCAGAAAGCCCCGAACAAGGACGTACAGAAAGAGATCGCCGATatgacagag TCCATAGGCACAGCATTGATCTCCCAGTGGCAGAaggatgagatgagagagagccTGAAGGGCCTGAAGAAGACCATGGACGACCTGGACCGCGCCAGCAAGGCCGACGTCCAGAAGAGAGTCCTGGAAAAGACCAAGGAGGTGATTGACACCAGCCCCAACCAAGCACTGCTCATCATGGAGATGGAGACCGGAGCCTCAGCCAAG gcTCTGAATGAGTCGTTGAAGCTGCTGAAGGCTCAGTCTCCTCAGACCGCTGCCATGCTCTTCACTGTGGACCCAGACGCCGGCAAGATCGTCTGCCTGTGCCAGGTCCCACAg gACGTGGCTAACCGCGGTCTCAAGGCCAGCGAGTGGGTGCAGGAGTTGTGCCCCCTGCTGGACGGCAAAGGAGGCGGCAAGGACATGTCGGCCCAGGCCACgggcaggaacacacacagcctgaaggAGGCGCTAGTATTGGCCAACGAGTTCGCACGGCTCAAGCTGGGAGAGAACTAG
- the st3gal2 gene encoding CMP-N-acetylneuraminate-beta-galactosamide-alpha-2,3-sialyltransferase 2 — MNCSLGIWKVLVVNERLATVEMAIEVVLAGDPVTQRASQGGVPATLTRPGWSLRGGGVGGGGGLGTVAGPGVGAWPWGGRISSSTLHRDRRWGWGGWGAWGAWGAWGGGPSRGAARLSELRPWLSGGGGGAGAGGAGGGGGSSGGAGGAERGGEKGGGVRCSRRVWVLLGSLVLVFLTSLFFSVSLRGGVGFNYLEPPGWEESRRVKLVPSYVGAHRLSPPDATQQKTCACLRCVGDPGVSDWFDENYDPDISPVWTRDNIQLPSDVYYWWVMLQPQFKPHSIQQVLLRLFQVIPGRSPYGSWDPGRCLRCAVVGNSGNLRGAGYGATIDGHNYIMRINLAPTVGYEEDAGSHTTHHFMYPESAKNLAANVSFVLVPFKTLDLLWITSALSTGQIRFTYAPVKQFLRVDKDKVQIFNPAFFKYIHDRWTRHHGRYPSTGMLVLFFALHVCDEVNVFGFGADSRGNWHHYWEQNRYSGEFRKTGVHDADYEAQIIQRLAKAGKITVFPGK, encoded by the exons ATGAACTGCAGCCTTGGCATCTGGAAGGTGTTAGTGGTGAACGAGAGGCTTGCCACAGTGGAAATGGCCATCGA GGTAGTTTTAGCGGGGGATCCAGTGACCCAGCGCGCTAGTCAGGGGGGTGTCCCAGCCACGCTGACCAGGCCTGGGTGGTCGTtgcgaggaggaggagtaggaggagggggtgggctGGGGACAGTGGCAGGCCCAGGGGTGGGGGCATGGCCGTGGGGGGGCCGCATCTCGTCCTCCACCCTGCACCGGGACAGGCGCTGGGGCTGGGGCGGCTGGGGGGCCTGGGGGGCCTGGGGGGCCTGGGGCGGTGGTCCATCCAGGGGTGCTGCCCGCCTCTCGGAGCTCCGGCCCTGGCTgagcggaggcggaggcggggccggggcaggaggagcaggaggaggaggcggtaGCAGcggaggagcaggtggagcggAGAGGGGAGGCGAGAAAGGAGGCGGGGTGAGATGCTCCCGGAGGGTCTGGGTTCTCCTGGGCTCGCTGGTGCTCGTCTTTCTCACCTCGCTCTTCTTCTCCGTCTCGCTCCGCGGGGGCGTCGGCTTCAACTACCTGGAGCCGCCCGGGTGGGAGGAGTCGAGGCGGGTGAAGCTGGTGCCCAGCTACGTGGGCGCCCACCGGCTGTCGCCGCCCGACGCCACGCAGCAGAAAACGTGCGCCTGCCTGCGCTGCGTCGGAGACCCCGGCGTTTCCGATTGGTTCGATGAGAACTACGACCCGGATATCTCGCCGGTGTGGACCAGGGACAACATCCAGCTGCCCTCCGATGTCTACTACTGGTGGGTG atGTTGCAGCCCCAGTTTAAACCCCACAGCATTCAGCAGGTGCTGCTGAGGTTGTTCCAG GTGATTCCCGGCCGCTCTCCCTACGGCTCCTGGGATCCGGGACGCTGCCTGCGCTGCGCTGTGGTGGGGAACTCCGGGAACCTCCGCGGGGCCGGGTACGGGGCCACCATCGACGGACACAACTACATCATGAG gatCAACCTGGCCCCTACGGTGGGCTACGAGGAAGATGCCGGCAGCCACACCACTCACCACTTCATGTATCCGGAGAGCGCCAAGAACCTGGCGGCCAACGTCAGCTTCGTCCTGGTTCCCTTCAAAACGCTGGACCTGCTCTGGATCACCAGCGCCCTGTCCACTGGCCAGATCCGATt tacctACGCTCCAGTAAAGCAGTTTCTCCGCGTGGATAAAGACAAG GTCCAGATCTTCAACCCGGCGTTTTTCAAGTACATCCACGACCGCTGGACCAGACATCATGGGCGCTACCCATCCACCGGCATGCTGGTGCTGTTCTTTGCTCTGCATGTCTGTGACGAG GTGAATGTGTTTGGTTTTGGGGCGGACAGCCGGGGAAACTGGCACCACTACTGGGAGCAGAACCGCTACTCTGGAGAGTTCAGGAAGACCGGCGTCCACGACGCCGACTACGAAGCCCAGATCATCCAGCGGCTGGCCAAGGCCGGCAAAATCACTGTATTCCCCGGGAAATAA